The DNA segment TGAACTTCCTTATGCCTATGCTAGTCAAAAAGCAGAGATTTTTGCAAAAGGTGCGATCTCTATCTTAGCTGCAGCGGGCGTTGATTTTCTTCATTTTGGCAGTGAGTCAGGGTCTATTGAAGAATTTCATGAGTTATTATATACAATGCAACAGAATGAAGGCGAATGGGATCTGTTAGTAAAGGAATATATGAGTCAGGGTCACAGCTATCCTCGAGCCGCATCTCTCGCCTTTACTCAATTAGGAGTAGATACGACTCTTTCATTGGAACAACCTAATAACATCCTAGGCTATCATTATATAAAGGCCATTCGCGACCAAAACTCAGCGATCATTCCTTACACAACAAAGCGAATAGCTGCGGGGTATCATGACCGCACGATTTCATCACCATCCATAGCCAGTGCAACAAGTATAAGAGAAGCTATTTTCTCAAGTGAGGATCAGACAAGCCTAGTAAAACAGGTGATGCCCCCATCCTCTTATACTGAACTGACAAATTATTCACAGACTACGCGTCAACTTCATAATTGGGAACGGTATTTTCCATTTCTACAGTATAGAATCTTAAGTTCAACGGCAGATGAACTTTCTTCCATCTATGAATGCGTGGAAGGATTAGAATTTCGAGTACTTGATACAATAGGCAAGGCTACTTCATTTCAAGAATGGATGAGCTCACTAAAAACAAAACGGTATACATGGACCAGATTACAGCGTTTAGCCACTCATATTCTGACCCACACAACAAAAGCTGAGCTAAACCGCATTCACACTTCTCCCCTACCTTATATAAGGCCTCTCGGGATGAACAAAACTGGTCAATTATACCTTCGCACACTTAAAAAGAAAGCTACTGTTTCCATTCTCAGTCGATTTGCTTCATCCGAAGATCTGCTTGCCACACTTGAACTAAGAGCCTCCAGAGCTTATCTAGCACCTCTTTCCCAAGAAGTGAGGTCTGCACGCATGGATGAGGAATTTAAAGCCCCCATACGACTCTAGAATCCTAGTGGTATGGGGGATGTTTTGTTATGATTTTTCATTGCCTGGAAGTTCCTCAAGAAAACGTAGGGCATCCTCTATATTCTGAACAGGGATCACCTGCATATCTGTTCCGATATCTTCTGCCGCGTGTTTCGCTTCTTCATAATTCGTTCCATTTTGTCCATTTGCATCAGGTGCAAAGAAGTACTTCGCCCCCGCTTTATCTGCCGCAACAACCTTTTGTGAGGCTCCACCTATTGGTCCAACAGTCCCCTCGTCATTAATCGTGCCGGTACCTGCGATAAGGTAGCCATGTGTAATGTCTTCATCTACAAGTTGATTATAGATCTCAAGTGAGTACATGAGTCCAGCGGATGGTCCACCGATATCTGTTTCATTAATGGTAACAGCGGGCGAGAACGTTACATCTCGGTCGGTCACAGGTGAAAGAATCCCTAGTCCAACTCGTCCTTCCTCTACTTCATACTCGTCTGGAAAAGGTTGAAAAGCTAATTCAACTGTGCGTGGTTCTGCATCACGTGTCACGGACAATGTGACAACATCATCCTTTGAATATCCTTCTAAAAGCTCCAGTAACTCCTCAGCCGTGTGAGTAGGTGTTCCATTCACTTCAGTAATTAAATCTCCTGTTTTTAATTCCTTTGCCGCTGGCATCCCTTCAATGAGATTGGTTACAAGTACGCCGCGATACTCATAAGAAACCTCTGCGCCTGCTTGTTCGTACGCTGCAATTTTTGCATTCTCCTGAGAGCCCGACATTAACAGTCTTTGCCGTTCATGATAATCTGAATCACTTTCCTCAGATCCTCGCACTTGTTCTTCCGGGAGGATCTGTCTGTAGGAGCTTAGGAGTGACCATACGTAGTACAAAGGTGTGGCTCTTGCCATCTCAACCGTTGTCAGCATAAATGCTCCCTCTTCGACCCCGTTTGTACCTTCTACAGTAATCATCTCGTTAAGCTCTTGAGCAATTCCAGGCTGTGAATAGTAATAAGGCAGCTTAATCAGATTCAACAGTAGGACAAGGGCTAAAACAATGATATATCGTTTTCTAATCAATGGTTTTCTTGGTTCATTCATATGGATCTCCTCCTTGCAGGACGTTTATTGCTCACTGATTCATTGGTCTATTTCAATTGTTCATACGTATAGTAGAGAATACGTAAGAGACAAGCTCGAGGGGGAGTAGATGTGCCGGTTTTAAAAACATGGTTATTTAGCGGGACAGCAATATTAATGGCTTTTGCCTTAATCATGTTCCCCAAGGAAGCACTTGAGGCATCACTTAATGGTATGGGAATGTGGTGGGATGTTGTCTTTCCTTCCTTGTTACCTTTTTTTATCCTATCTGAACTATTAATTGGTTTTGGTGTGGTAGCCTTTCTCGGAACCATTCTAGAACCATTTATGCGTCCCATCTTCAGAGTGCCTGGAGCCGGAAGCTTTGTTTGGGCTATGGGACTGGCTTCGGGAAACCCGACCGGTGCCAAGCTTGCAGCTAGGCTTCGCCAACAGAAAAAAGTCACTCGTGTAGAAGGAGAACGATTAGCAGCCTTTACAAATTCCTCTAATCCACTCTTTCTTTTTGGTGCGATTGCTGTAGGTTTTTTTCATAATCCTGCTCTTGGTTTACTCCTTGCTGCCGCCCATTATTTAGGGAATATCCTTGTTGGCTTATCGATGAGATATTATGGCAGAAAGGAAGAAACCTACGAGCGTACTGCGGAAACACGAAGCAGATTCTCTTTGAAAGAGGCGTTCTCCCGAATGCACACGGAGCGAATTCAGGATGGGCGACCAATTGGACAGCTATTAGGAGATGCCGTTCAATCCTCTGTCCGTACTCTTCTACTTGTGGGCGGCTTCATCATCTTATTTTCAGTGGTTAATAAGATGCTTTCCATTAGTGGGTTTACGGACCTATTCGCACAAGGAATTTCTTGGGTGTTTTCACTTTTTCAGCTTTCCCCCCATTTAAGTATGCCTTTCATATCCGGGTTGTTTGAAATTACATCTGGTGCACACTTACTATCAACGGCAGATGCACATCTTTTGGAGAAAGTCATTGTTGCCAGCTTCTTTATTGCGTTTGGTGGATTTTCCATTCAGGCTCAAGTAGCGAGTATTCTTTCAGAAACAGATCTACGCTTTAAGCCGTTTTTTATCGGTCGCTTGCTCCATGGTTGTTTTAGTGCCGTTCTTATCCTACTTCTTTGGAAGCCACTTTATGTAAATCGAACAACTCATGAAACCTTTTTTCCAATTACAAATCAATGGCAACCTCATGTAAATGTACTTGTCACCGGCTGGAATCAATGGCTGCAATTTTCGCCCTTCATCACTTTATGTGGACTTGTTCTCTACATTGTTATTAAAGCCCGTAATCAATTGGTTCTTACACATAAGTAGCGATTAGTGCTCTTTCAACCGCTTCTGGTACGAGTTTACTTAGAGACTGTTTGTATTTTGCTGCTTCCTTCACGATCGTTGAACTGATAAAAGCAAGCTCTGCACTAGTCGCTAAAAAATACGTTTCCACTTCAGGTGCAAATTGACGATTAATAGAAGCGACCTGCATTTCATATTCAAAGTCACTTGATCCTCGTAATCCACGGATCATCGCACGTCCACCTTGTTCCTTGACGTATTGTACCGTTAAGCCCTCATATGAATCGACAGTGACACGAGGGAGATGGCGTGTTGAATCTTTTATTAACTGCAACCGCTCTTCTACTGTGAATAGCGTCTGTTTCTTTGAATTATGTACGAGTAGCACGCGAATCTCATCAAAGGAATGTGTTGCCCTCTCAATTAAATCAATATGTCCTCGTGTGATTGGATCAAATGAACCTGGGAATACAGCTAACGTCATAACGCTCCACCTTCACTTTCTGAACGATTTGCCCAGATTGTAACCGTTGTATCACCATACTGTTCGTTTCTTTGCACAACTAAACGTCCACATTGTAATGGGAGTTTAACAGACGTTGCATGCTCTACTACAATCACACCAGTTGATGTTAATAATTCATGTTCATCAATAAATTCAAGCTGTCCTTTAAGTGTTTGTTTCGCATAGGGAGGATCCAAAAAGATCATATCGAACGATAGTCCTCTTTTTAAGATTGCTTTTAACGCCCTGTCTGCCTCCGTTCGATAGACTTCAGCCATGCCATCTAACTTTGTGAATGTGAGATTGTCATGTATCGTTTGAATCGCTTTTTTATCTTGATCAACAAAGATAACAGAATCTAACCCACGGCTTAAGCCTTCAATCCCTAGTCCTCCACTTCCTGCATACAGATCAAGTCCACTACCACCATCAAAGTAAGGACCAATCATATTGAAAATCGACTCTTTTACTTTGTCTGTAGTTGGTCTCGTCCCTTTTCCAGGCACGGCCTTTAAAGGGAGCCCTTTTTTATCTCCAGAAATAACACGCATGTAAATCACCTAGCCTTTATTGTTCGTGTGAAGCCTTTCATTTATCCTATTATATCATGAAAATGATTTCTGTTATTCCATGTATAGTTTAGTCATAGTTAGCCCATACTACCAATTAACAGCATGTTTTCATGTTGTGACAACCACGGAGAAGACTTACTTTCCCCATAAGCTCTCTCCGGTTTCTCCTCTCCCATAGCCTGTCTCATCTTATATGAGTATAGGCACCCGCAGTCAATTAGACTGCGGCTTTTTTTATCTCGACTAATCGATGTATTCGTGCTATATTGTCTCGTGATTACGAGATGCTAGAGGAGTGTGCTAACAATGATTCAGCGTTTTATTGAGCTTGGCGAAGGATATGGGGATTTTTACGAATTACTTGAACTGGCTACAACCAATAAAGAACGATTGGCTGAATTCGTTCAATTTGAGACAAACATTAATGATCAAAAGCGCGCATCGGTAGGCGTTATTCTACGTCCTGCTACAAAAGCAGGATTTATGCCCATTTATTATTGTCGCGAAGGCATTAGTATTAAAGAAGGGATTGAAAGTAAGCGCGTTCGTGAATTTCGAGATCTTGCTCATTCATTACACAAACGGGTTCGTCAACTGGAAGTGAGACCCTCAAAGGATTTTGCTGAAAAAGAGTTATACGAGCAATACTTAACAGGTGTGTTCCGTGTAAATCATTGTCTGCCCCCATTAAATTGGTAGGTTGAATACATATAAGTAGATACGTAAAAAGACGGCGGGACATAACTTGAATGTAGCGAGTAAAACACGAATATAGCAATTAATCCGCTACAGGAGCATCCCTCGCTTGTTCAAATAAATCACGAAAGGCGAATGATTCTACAATCGAATCATTCGCCTTTTCAAATTGATTTTAAGTTATGCCTCAGCCTCTTTTTTACGTAGATGACCGTTTTAAACGTTGGTTTTTGTCGCGTTGAAAGGTATGTTCAGCAGGCTCCATGATTTTAAGCCTTACTAATACAACTGCACCTATGAGAATAATAGAAGTTGTTAGTAATAAGCCTCTGACCCCATACAAACTAACTAACCAGCCCCCTATGATCGGACCAATCATCGAACCTAAATACATGGCACTGTTTGAGAACCCATACGTGCGACTCTCCATTCCTTTTGGTGCATGCATACGAATTAATGTGTTAGCAGCAGGGAGAAGTCCTCCAAGACAAAGACCCACAAAAAACCGGAGAATGATCAGCTGCCAGATACTTGTCACAAACACTTGAGGGATCGTGAACAATGCGACGCCCATTAAACAATAGACAAGCGTCCGATGAGCACCTTTTCGATCACTCATTCGCCCGAGCCATGCAGCCGTCGTAAAGTTCGCAAATCCGGTGACTGACACAACAATTCCTGCATAAAGAGACACATTAGCAGCTGGTGTTAGCTCTTCGACATATAGAGATAAAAGTGGGTTAACACCCATAATCGCTAACTGAATCATTAAAATAACAACATAGATCGATAAAACAGGACGATTTGCAGTGATCTTTTTAAATTCACTAATGGTACTCGTTTTTGTTTTTTCCTCGTTAACTGGAGGTGCGAAGTTTTCTTTTACAAAAATCGAAACAACGATAGCTGCGATAAGAATAAACGCTCCTGTTATAAAGAAAACCATTCGATAACCGAAAGCCTGTGACATTACACCACCAAACAATGGCCCGCCGATCGCACCTGCGACTGTTCCTGATTGAAGAATACCGAGCGCATATCCAGTATGTTTTTTAGGCGTGTTTGTACTGACCAAACCAATTGCCGCTGGAATAAACCCAGATATGACGCCATTTAGTAGCCTTAAAAATAATAAACTAATTGGACCCGCTGCAAGTCCTGTCAAACTAATGACGATCGCCATTCCGAATCCAGAGCGTAAGATCATTAGTTTACGTCCACGACGGTCCGCAAGTCTTCCCCAAAAAGGAGAAAAGATAAAGGCGGTTAAGAAATTCGCACCAAAAATGACACCTGCCCATAAACTGATCTCTTTTGGATCAGTGAGGCCTAATTCTTTAAGATATAAAGGTAGGAAGGGCATAATCATCGACATGGCACTCATCACTAAAAAAGTGCATCCAGCTAGGATCCACACATTTCTTTTCCATGATTCCAAACGATCACTTCCTCGTACGTCTATTATATATTTCGCCGGACGAAACAATCAAGTGATCTACTCGCCTATTCTGCCTTTGTAACCTTTACTTACGTCTTTCTTTCAAACGCACTCTCTGTTTTACGTATGTTTGCACAAAAAAACCAAGCGGAACACCACTTGGTCTAGATACCCATCTTATAGTCATACTCTTTTGCTTTATCAGGTTTTGCATTTTGATAATCGGTTTTTATAAACGGTCTCATCGAAGGCTTCACTTCACGCACAAAATGAAAACTACGAAGCTTTTCCATTGTGTCTTCAATTTGGTCCTGGTTACAATAGAAAATAACATACTTCATTTTTTTTGAGACGTAATGAACATTTCCAAACCGTCTAAGCTGTCTAGCAAATTTGAGTGAGGTTAACCATACGACAATTCCTTGACGTTGTCCATCCACCATCATCTTACTCTCCTTACTCGTTATGTCATCCGTAAAAGCCTTGCGTACTTTATTATGTATAATCAAGGGAGTGACCTACTTGTTTAAGATGTACTATACTAGTTTAATTCATGAGTTGTCACCGATTCAAGTAGAAAAACGGTTTATAGGTGGATTTTGTTTTCTTTATATTCACACAGAATTACCAGCTGATCAACTTGAGCGTTTACTTAACAAATCTGCAACAAGCATTTGTCTTAATAAGAAAATCACATATGAATGCTCACCAGTCCGACCAATTAAAGAAGGCCACATCTTTCGTATCCGGTTTTTACCACCTATTGAGAAAATGTTCTGCTGTGGCAATGAATGCACGGATTGTGTTAGAGAGAGACTAAAAAAATAAATGGCGAACCATACGCTTTGACGTACCATTCGCCATTCATTCGTTGCACAGAGGCTTTTATCCGCAGCTACAGCCGCCTCCTGATCCACAGCCACCGCTACATGACATACTGTCGAAAAACGGATTCCCAGATGGAACCTTTATCGTTGTTGAAACAGCATGAGCAACAATGCCGCTTATTTCATTTAATAAGCCTTCCAGCTCTTTTTCTGCTTGCTTAAACGCGATCACACGTTCATGTTTATCCATACTTCGCTTGGCTTGGCGTATCTCCTTTGACACTCGGTCATAGTCTGGATGATACTTACCAAAGCGCTGTACTTCTTCATTCAGTTCCTTCAGATCATTAAATGCTTTAATCAATGACTGAGCAGAAGGATCTGCATGAAGCTGACTTCTAGCTTCTATATATTCTGCAACGGGTTCAGACTGTAAAATCACTTCACTTAACGCATCTGTTTCCGTTAATAGCTCCATTTCATTTATGGTAGCGAGCATCATAGCACCCCCTACGAAGAAGTATAGCACGTCTTAAGCAGTGTTCATACCTATATAAGAACATTTATAGAACCTTCGCCCATGCCATTGACAACGTACGCATGCAGAACTATAATTCATTGAATTTAGTTGAACATAGAAAGGCGTTGGATCCATACATGAACGTAATTTCGTTTAATCCTTTTCGAACGATCGGCATCCTAAATCAGCATTATATTAAGCCGGAAAATATGTTTTTGGAGAAAGAGCGAATTGAAGAAGCAGATCTTTGTCTCTTCCCTGAAAACTGGCAGGTTAATTCTCTTGTGTACGGTATGAAGAAGCGTATCTTTCCTAGTATACAGTCCATTCAGTTAGGGTTTAATAAAATTGAAATGACCAGGGCGCTTTGGAGTGTTGTACCAGAGCATGTCCCAAAAACGATGATTCTTGGTCGTAATAGAGATACCTTTCAAAAAGTACTTGATGAGTTCCCATTTCCATTTGTTGCAAAAGAAATTCGAAGCTCAATGGGTCGCGGTGTGTTCTTAATTGAAAATGAACAACAATTTCGTGAGTATAGCGACCAAAACCCTACCTATTATATTCAGGAGTTTCTTCCGATTGAACGTGATTTGCGTGTGTGTATTGTAGGTGAAAAAGCGATTGCTTCTTATTGGCGCGAAAACAAGGATACGTTCAAAAACAACGTAGCTCAAGGTGGACGCATTTATTTTGATGATATCCCCCAAGAAGCTGTAGAGGTTGCTGTACGTACAGCAAAAGCTCTCGGTATAGACCATGCCGGATTTGACTTAATCGTTGTAGAGAACCAGTACTACATCTTAGAATTTAACACGTTATTCGGAAACCAGGGCTTCCAAGAATTAAATGTATCCGTTGAACAAGAAATTGCGAATTATCTTGGATTAAAACGATAAATGATGACAAACAGGAAACCGTCACGAACTGAAGGTTTCCTGTGTTTGTGCAACCGTATCCTGGCCCATCTTTAGCATTTCCATCATCATCATGGCGAGACCCAAATTTGATTGCATCTTCTCTACACGTTGGGGAAATGTTCGTCCGTAAAAACGATTCGCTTCTTTTTCAAGTGTTTGAACGGCCGATGGATCTCGCGATAAGGTGCGATACCATTGTGGATGTTGACGAACAAATAAGCGAAACTCCTGATTCTCGTTAAACATGCGTATGATCTCAGGTCTCATGAAGGTCCTCCCTTATGTTAATCCCGTCTAAAAGAAAACGGTTGGTCTGAATTTGACCGTTGCTCTTGACCTTCCGTCCGTTGAAAGCCTTGAATCAGGGACTGAACATTTCCGAGTACTGAACTAAACTGAGCTAAGTGGTTTTGCAGGTCCTGGACATTCATTTTTTTGACCATACCTATAATTTGACCCATAAACTCTGTAGCTGTATTAGGATCTGTTTGTTGGCCCGTTTCATTTGTTTGTTGTGTTTGTTGTTGCGTTTGGTCTTGTGTATGGTCCTGATGAGCCTCTGGTGACTTATAAGGCTGCCATTGACTGTGGTCAGCCCCCAACACACTCCACTCTTCATAAAAGGCTTGAAGTGACTTTTGACC comes from the Alkalihalobacillus sp. FSL W8-0930 genome and includes:
- a CDS encoding YlbD family protein; the protein is MASSHELHQSVQDFKAFVREHPMIMNDVRLGQKSLQAFYEEWSVLGADHSQWQPYKSPEAHQDHTQDQTQQQTQQTNETGQQTDPNTATEFMGQIIGMVKKMNVQDLQNHLAQFSSVLGNVQSLIQGFQRTEGQEQRSNSDQPFSFRRD
- a CDS encoding methylthioribose kinase; its protein translation is MIQRFIELGEGYGDFYELLELATTNKERLAEFVQFETNINDQKRASVGVILRPATKAGFMPIYYCREGISIKEGIESKRVREFRDLAHSLHKRVRQLEVRPSKDFAEKELYEQYLTGVFRVNHCLPPLNW
- a CDS encoding nucleotidyltransferase gives rise to the protein MQNVTNQVKAVGMVVEYNPFHNGHLYQLQQAKQDTGADVVVAVMSSSFLQRGEPALVSKWSRTKMALANGVDLVLELPYAYASQKAEIFAKGAISILAAAGVDFLHFGSESGSIEEFHELLYTMQQNEGEWDLLVKEYMSQGHSYPRAASLAFTQLGVDTTLSLEQPNNILGYHYIKAIRDQNSAIIPYTTKRIAAGYHDRTISSPSIASATSIREAIFSSEDQTSLVKQVMPPSSYTELTNYSQTTRQLHNWERYFPFLQYRILSSTADELSSIYECVEGLEFRVLDTIGKATSFQEWMSSLKTKRYTWTRLQRLATHILTHTTKAELNRIHTSPLPYIRPLGMNKTGQLYLRTLKKKATVSILSRFASSEDLLATLELRASRAYLAPLSQEVRSARMDEEFKAPIRL
- a CDS encoding YlbE-like family protein, whose translation is MRPEIIRMFNENQEFRLFVRQHPQWYRTLSRDPSAVQTLEKEANRFYGRTFPQRVEKMQSNLGLAMMMMEMLKMGQDTVAQTQETFSS
- the rsmD gene encoding 16S rRNA (guanine(966)-N(2))-methyltransferase RsmD; this encodes MRVISGDKKGLPLKAVPGKGTRPTTDKVKESIFNMIGPYFDGGSGLDLYAGSGGLGIEGLSRGLDSVIFVDQDKKAIQTIHDNLTFTKLDGMAEVYRTEADRALKAILKRGLSFDMIFLDPPYAKQTLKGQLEFIDEHELLTSTGVIVVEHATSVKLPLQCGRLVVQRNEQYGDTTVTIWANRSESEGGAL
- a CDS encoding YlbF family regulator; the encoded protein is MLATINEMELLTETDALSEVILQSEPVAEYIEARSQLHADPSAQSLIKAFNDLKELNEEVQRFGKYHPDYDRVSKEIRQAKRSMDKHERVIAFKQAEKELEGLLNEISGIVAHAVSTTIKVPSGNPFFDSMSCSGGCGSGGGCSCG
- a CDS encoding SepM family pheromone-processing serine protease, which translates into the protein MNEPRKPLIRKRYIIVLALVLLLNLIKLPYYYSQPGIAQELNEMITVEGTNGVEEGAFMLTTVEMARATPLYYVWSLLSSYRQILPEEQVRGSEESDSDYHERQRLLMSGSQENAKIAAYEQAGAEVSYEYRGVLVTNLIEGMPAAKELKTGDLITEVNGTPTHTAEELLELLEGYSKDDVVTLSVTRDAEPRTVELAFQPFPDEYEVEEGRVGLGILSPVTDRDVTFSPAVTINETDIGGPSAGLMYSLEIYNQLVDEDITHGYLIAGTGTINDEGTVGPIGGASQKVVAADKAGAKYFFAPDANGQNGTNYEEAKHAAEDIGTDMQVIPVQNIEDALRFLEELPGNEKS
- a CDS encoding MFS transporter, which gives rise to MESWKRNVWILAGCTFLVMSAMSMIMPFLPLYLKELGLTDPKEISLWAGVIFGANFLTAFIFSPFWGRLADRRGRKLMILRSGFGMAIVISLTGLAAGPISLLFLRLLNGVISGFIPAAIGLVSTNTPKKHTGYALGILQSGTVAGAIGGPLFGGVMSQAFGYRMVFFITGAFILIAAIVVSIFVKENFAPPVNEEKTKTSTISEFKKITANRPVLSIYVVILMIQLAIMGVNPLLSLYVEELTPAANVSLYAGIVVSVTGFANFTTAAWLGRMSDRKGAHRTLVYCLMGVALFTIPQVFVTSIWQLIILRFFVGLCLGGLLPAANTLIRMHAPKGMESRTYGFSNSAMYLGSMIGPIIGGWLVSLYGVRGLLLTTSIILIGAVVLVRLKIMEPAEHTFQRDKNQRLKRSST
- the coaD gene encoding pantetheine-phosphate adenylyltransferase — its product is MTLAVFPGSFDPITRGHIDLIERATHSFDEIRVLLVHNSKKQTLFTVEERLQLIKDSTRHLPRVTVDSYEGLTVQYVKEQGGRAMIRGLRGSSDFEYEMQVASINRQFAPEVETYFLATSAELAFISSTIVKEAAKYKQSLSKLVPEAVERALIATYV
- a CDS encoding RimK family alpha-L-glutamate ligase, giving the protein MNVISFNPFRTIGILNQHYIKPENMFLEKERIEEADLCLFPENWQVNSLVYGMKKRIFPSIQSIQLGFNKIEMTRALWSVVPEHVPKTMILGRNRDTFQKVLDEFPFPFVAKEIRSSMGRGVFLIENEQQFREYSDQNPTYYIQEFLPIERDLRVCIVGEKAIASYWRENKDTFKNNVAQGGRIYFDDIPQEAVEVAVRTAKALGIDHAGFDLIVVENQYYILEFNTLFGNQGFQELNVSVEQEIANYLGLKR
- the ylbJ gene encoding sporulation integral membrane protein YlbJ, whose translation is MPVLKTWLFSGTAILMAFALIMFPKEALEASLNGMGMWWDVVFPSLLPFFILSELLIGFGVVAFLGTILEPFMRPIFRVPGAGSFVWAMGLASGNPTGAKLAARLRQQKKVTRVEGERLAAFTNSSNPLFLFGAIAVGFFHNPALGLLLAAAHYLGNILVGLSMRYYGRKEETYERTAETRSRFSLKEAFSRMHTERIQDGRPIGQLLGDAVQSSVRTLLLVGGFIILFSVVNKMLSISGFTDLFAQGISWVFSLFQLSPHLSMPFISGLFEITSGAHLLSTADAHLLEKVIVASFFIAFGGFSIQAQVASILSETDLRFKPFFIGRLLHGCFSAVLILLLWKPLYVNRTTHETFFPITNQWQPHVNVLVTGWNQWLQFSPFITLCGLVLYIVIKARNQLVLTHK
- a CDS encoding YlbG family protein, with translation MVDGQRQGIVVWLTSLKFARQLRRFGNVHYVSKKMKYVIFYCNQDQIEDTMEKLRSFHFVREVKPSMRPFIKTDYQNAKPDKAKEYDYKMGI